In one Brienomyrus brachyistius isolate T26 chromosome 7, BBRACH_0.4, whole genome shotgun sequence genomic region, the following are encoded:
- the nr5a1b gene encoding steroidogenic factor 1b — MRPSSLPTSMHDGREEIYPRGTRVASLATDTGATLRLMEFAYGADLEELCPVCGDKVSGYHYGLLTCESCKGFFKRTVQNNKRYTCAENQDCKIDKSQRKRCPFCRFQKCLGVGMRLEAVRADRMRGGRNKFGPMYKRDRALKQQKKALLQASGIKLEPALPLPPPLQADCSFTASLRDSQTPPEGLLHAGCYRPPAPGVANQDSRAGPVTGQYQHTLFPSRTIKSEYPDQYGGVSDSQMGYLYPDVCPSGSPHPPRVPPLVLELLRYEPDELQMQNKIVVSLQMEQGGRGRQEKPATFSLVCRMADQTLFSIVEWARSCVFFKELKVGDQMKLLHSCWSELLLLDHVSRQMRHANANSLLLVTGQEVDIAPIAAQAGVTLDNLVQRSQELVAKLQALLVDRREIACLKFLILFNPDVKLLENQQLVENVQEQVSAALQEYTARSYPQFLDKYGQLLLRLPELRALSVQAEDYLCYKHLGGEVPCNNLLLEMLHAKRTCV; from the exons ATGCGTCCGTCCTCGCTGCCTACTTCAATGCACGACGGAAGAGAGGAGATCTATCCGCGCGGTACCCGAGTTGCAAGCCTGGCGACAGACACAG GTGCCACACTTAGGCTGATGGAGTTTGCTTACGGCGCCGATCTGGAAGAGTTATGTCCCGTCTGTGGGGACAAAGTATCCGGTTATCACTACGGACTGCTCACGTGTGAGAGCTGTAAG GGCTTTTTTAAGAGGACTgttcaaaataataaaagatACACTTGCGCTGAAAACCAGGACTGTAAAATAGACAAGAGCCAACGAAAGAGATGCCCGTTCTGTCGCTTTCAGAAATGCCTCGGCGTCGGCATGAGGCTCGAAG CGGTGCGCGCCGACCGCATGCGAGGCGGCAGGAACAAGTTTGGCCCAATGTACAAGCGTGACCGTGCCCTAAAACAGCAGAAGAAGGCTCTCCTCCAAGCCAGCGGGATCAAGCTGGAGCCAGCActgccactgcccccccccctgcaggccGACTGCAGCTTCACAGCTAGTCTGCGGGACTCTCAGACGCCACCTGAAGGGCTCCTGCATGCCGGCTGCTATAGGCCACCTGCGCCAGGTGTGGCCAATCAGGACTCCCGAGCCGGACCTGTCACTGGCCAATACCAGCACACCCTCTTCCCCAGTCGGACCATCAAGTCCGAGTACCCAGACCAGTATGGTGGTGTGTCCGACTCCCAGATGGGCTACCTGTACCCGGATGTCTGcccctcggggtccccccaccccccccgggtGCCCCCGCTGGTCCTGGAGCTGCTGCGTTATGAGCCGGACGAACTGCAGATGCAGAACAAAATCGTGGTGTCGCTGCAGATGGAGCAGGGGGGTCGCGGCAGGCAGGAGAAGCCCGCCACCTTCAGCCTGGTGTGCCGCATGGCCGACCAGACGCTCTTCTCCATTGTGGAGTGGGCAAGGAGCTGTGTCTTCTTCAAGGAGCTCAAG GTGGGCGACCAGATGAAGCTGCTGCACAGCTGTTGGAgcgagctgctgctgctggaccACGTCTCACGACAAATGCGTCACGCCAATGCCAACAGCCTCCTGCTGGTCACTGGTCAGGAG GTGGACATCGCCCCCATCGCTGCCCAGGCAGGTGTTACCCTGGACAACCTAGTCCAGAGGAGCCAGGAGCTGGTGGCCAAGCTGCAAGCTTTGCTAGTGGATCGGAGGGAGATCGCCTGCCTCAAGTTCCTCATACTGTTCAACCCTG ACGTGAAGCTGCTGGAGAACCAGCAGTTGGTGGAGAATGTCCAAGAGCAGGTGAGCGCTGCCCTGCAGGAGTACACAGCACGCAGCTACCCGCAGTTCCTGGACAAGTACGGGCAGCTGCTTCTGCGTCTGCCCGAGCTGCGTGCCCTCAGTGTGCAGGCTGAGGACTACCTGTGCTACAAACACCTGGGGGGCGAGGTGCCCTGCAACAACCTGCTACTAGAGATGCTGCACGCCAAGCGGACCTGTGTGTGA